GCCGCATCCACGACCTCGACGTCGTCGGGCGCCCGAACACGCTCGCGGTCCTCGCCGCCCTCGCCGGGGTCACCGACCACATCGGGCTCGTCGGCACGCTGCAGACCACGTTCAACGAGCCGCTCGAGCTCGCGAAGCAGCTCGCGACGCTCGACCACCTCACCGACGGACGCGCCGGCTGGAACGTCGTGACCAGCTCGGACGCGTTCCACGGCGCGAACTTCCGTCGTGGCGGGTTCCTGGACCACGCCGACCGGTACACGCGGGCGGCGGAGTTCATCGAGCTGTCCCGCGAGCTCTGGGACTCGTGGGAGTCCGACGCCGTCGTGGCCTCGGCCGTGTTCGCCGACCGCTCCCGGATCCGCGACGTCGACCACCACGGGCCGCAGTTCGACGTGACCGGGACGTTCCCGGTGCCCCGGAGCCCGCAGGGGCACCCGGTGGTCGTGCAGGCCGGCGACTCCGACGAGGGGCGCGACCTCGCCGCGGCGCACGCCGAGGTGATCTTCTCGCTGCACACCGAGTTCGACGACGCGAAGTCCTACTACGACGACATCACGGCGCGCCTCGAGCGCGTCGGCCGCTCGAAGGACGAGCTGCACATCCTGCCCGCGTCGACCTTCGTCCTCGGAGACACCGCCGCGGACGCCGCCGAGCGGGCCCGGGCGATCCAGCGTGCCCAGGTCAGCCCGGCAACGGCGATCGCGTTCCTCGAGCAGGTGTGGAACCGCGACCTGTCCGGGTACGACGTGGACGGCCCGCTGCCCGACGTCGAGCCGGACCTCGAGGGCGCCGCGATCACCCGCGGCCGCGCACGGCACACCCGCGACGTGCCGGCACTCGTGCGGTCGTGGCGCGACCGCGCCGAGGCCGAGCACCTGTCCATCCGTGAGCTCGTCATCGCGGTGTCGACGCGCGGCGGGTTCGTCGGGACGCCCTCGCACATCGCGGCCGAGATCGACCGCTACGTCCAGGAACGTGCGACGGACGGCTTCGTCGTGGTCCCGCACACCAACCCGTACGGCCTCGACGAGTTCGTCGACACGGTCGTCCCGCTGCTGCAGGAGCGCGGCGTCTACCGGGAGTCCTACACCGAGGGCGCGACGCTCCGCGAGACGCTCGGTCTGCCCGGGACCATCCGGGACCGCCGGGGGGTGCTCGCGTGACGGTGCGCAGCCTGTCGATCCTCGTGCCGGGGAACTTCGCGGACGACGCACCCGTCGACGGCCTCGAGGCAACGCTCGACCTCTTCGCCACGGCGGAGCGGCTCGGCGTCGACGGCGCCTGGGTCCGGCACCGTCACCTCGAGCACGGCATCGGGTCGGCGGCGGTGTTCCTCGCCGCGGCCTCGCAGCGCACGAGCGCGATCGAGCTCGGGGTCGCCGTCGTGCCGATCGGGTGGGAGAGCCCGTTCCGCCTGGCCGAGGACTT
The sequence above is a segment of the Curtobacterium sp. BH-2-1-1 genome. Coding sequences within it:
- a CDS encoding NtaA/DmoA family FMN-dependent monooxygenase (This protein belongs to a clade of FMN-dependent monooxygenases, within a broader family of flavin-dependent oxidoreductases, the luciferase-like monooxygenase (LMM) family, some of whose members use coenzyme F420 rather than FMN.) — protein: MSAKRQVHLAAHFPGVNNTTIWSDDRAESQIAFSSFEHFARNAERGLFDYLFLAEGLRLREQKGRIHDLDVVGRPNTLAVLAALAGVTDHIGLVGTLQTTFNEPLELAKQLATLDHLTDGRAGWNVVTSSDAFHGANFRRGGFLDHADRYTRAAEFIELSRELWDSWESDAVVASAVFADRSRIRDVDHHGPQFDVTGTFPVPRSPQGHPVVVQAGDSDEGRDLAAAHAEVIFSLHTEFDDAKSYYDDITARLERVGRSKDELHILPASTFVLGDTAADAAERARAIQRAQVSPATAIAFLEQVWNRDLSGYDVDGPLPDVEPDLEGAAITRGRARHTRDVPALVRSWRDRAEAEHLSIRELVIAVSTRGGFVGTPSHIAAEIDRYVQERATDGFVVVPHTNPYGLDEFVDTVVPLLQERGVYRESYTEGATLRETLGLPGTIRDRRGVLA